Proteins from a single region of Aerococcus viridans:
- a CDS encoding DEAD/DEAH box helicase yields the protein MAKETLLYDFQQRILNQSKPNYIIAADTGTGKTMMGIHHYLKYREDEPLLVVAPPSKIKEGGWDREIEFIANHYEVDIEYALLSWGSVAKNWAKFKGYYVLFDECHMAKNSTSQRGKAAFKLAEYSTHFCLLSATTMPNGWGDAINYFKMFGFAKNKTQFNREFAIMEYQKFGAQQFQKVVGYRNEDELEKMYQSVSVTISKNEALDLPDITYQFINFKPSKEYRVIKKDRVLDDVDYDSSAKLLSGLRYYANQKDKLAYTKDFLEGTSRNVVIFYNFKQEVEDLLDIAKKQDKKIYQVSGGKFSLPDKTDWPDVTNSVTLVQYQAGSAGIELQYCSEVIYYTPTYSYGDYQQSLGRAYRNGQENKVSVYQYKTLGTVEEEVWKALENKEDFDTKLYELTKLGG from the coding sequence GTGGCTAAAGAGACTTTACTATACGACTTCCAACAGAGAATTTTAAATCAGTCTAAACCCAATTATATTATTGCAGCGGACACAGGTACAGGCAAGACCATGATGGGTATTCATCATTATCTCAAATATCGTGAGGATGAGCCGTTATTAGTGGTTGCACCACCTTCAAAAATCAAAGAAGGCGGTTGGGATAGAGAGATAGAGTTTATTGCTAACCATTACGAAGTTGACATCGAATACGCCTTATTGTCTTGGGGTTCAGTCGCTAAGAATTGGGCTAAGTTCAAAGGGTATTATGTACTATTTGACGAATGTCACATGGCTAAAAATTCTACAAGCCAACGTGGTAAAGCTGCATTTAAATTAGCAGAATATTCAACTCATTTCTGTTTATTATCAGCTACCACAATGCCAAATGGTTGGGGTGATGCAATCAACTATTTCAAAATGTTTGGTTTTGCTAAGAACAAAACACAGTTTAACCGTGAGTTTGCAATCATGGAGTACCAGAAATTTGGTGCACAGCAATTTCAAAAAGTTGTTGGTTACAGAAATGAAGATGAGCTGGAAAAAATGTACCAATCAGTATCTGTAACGATCAGCAAGAACGAGGCATTAGATTTACCGGATATCACATATCAATTCATCAACTTTAAGCCATCAAAAGAATACCGTGTAATCAAGAAGGACAGAGTATTAGATGATGTGGACTATGACAGTTCAGCTAAGTTGCTAAGTGGCCTAAGATACTATGCTAATCAGAAAGATAAGCTAGCCTACACCAAAGACTTCTTGGAAGGCACCAGTCGAAATGTAGTAATTTTCTATAACTTTAAACAGGAAGTAGAAGATTTGCTAGATATAGCTAAAAAACAAGACAAGAAAATTTATCAAGTGAGTGGTGGAAAGTTTAGCTTACCAGATAAAACAGATTGGCCGGATGTAACCAATAGCGTGACATTGGTTCAGTATCAAGCCGGTTCAGCTGGAATCGAGCTGCAGTACTGTTCAGAAGTTATTTATTACACACCAACTTACAGTTACGGTGACTATCAACAATCACTTGGTCGAGCGTATCGAAATGGTCAAGAGAATAAAGTATCTGTATATCAGTATAAAACGCTTGGCACAGTTGAAGAAGAAGTTTGGAAAGCACTTGAAAATAAAGAAGATTTTGATACTAAGTTGTATGAGTTAACTAAGTTGGGCGGGTGA
- a CDS encoding AAA family ATPase: MTKYSYSRVDLYKRCPYHFKLRYLDKLTELPDYDNAANPLIIGTAMHKGIETENVDIAVKEYLDTFPGLNNLMIEEQIKLEYWIPKAVEFLKVMFAGAEFEHEYRINTNNFIGFVDLMAHHPDGTVSVVDFKYSNSIKNYATSGQLHIYKEQLEQLDYKVRDLSYLFIPKTSIRRKKKETTNEFRKRLMETMDGQQLTFLPIDYDDMEYIYFINTVDEIEEKIASGSEEWVRDPHEECFACRALAGKFGTPPNYLDAIQDEKGEILMALPKNERREEKIDVRPDFWIYAESYVGKSTFVDNVENVLFINTDGNTDNTTAPVVAVADKKIKEGRRIKTEHGWQEFLDTVADLTSEENTFEAVAIDLVEDLYELCRTYVFDQQGWEHESDGEWGKGWGLIKTEFNNAIKRLKMLGYQIIYISKEKVETTKLKGGAEINHYAPNINDKQANFLSGTVDMTIRAYINADDDHVLVLNSDKDSFGGSRIEFKTDEIDLDYDQFVSELEKAQKGKKTYKDSRKTPVDEDDTDTEEVAEEKPKRSRTRKSKAPEDLSDVEMAEDVSEEIEEEKPKRKRRTKESEEEIDTETEEEPDEEKPARKRRTRKTADEPTEDEEESDDAEDTDEEVEEKPERARRSRKTSQEEPEDEEEEVTTTRRRRRSRRS; encoded by the coding sequence GTGACTAAATATAGTTACAGCCGTGTAGATCTGTATAAGCGTTGTCCTTACCACTTTAAGCTTAGGTATTTGGATAAGTTAACAGAGTTACCAGATTATGACAATGCTGCTAACCCATTAATTATTGGAACAGCAATGCATAAAGGAATTGAAACCGAAAATGTTGATATAGCTGTCAAAGAATACTTAGATACATTTCCTGGCCTAAATAATTTAATGATTGAAGAACAAATTAAATTAGAGTACTGGATACCCAAAGCGGTTGAGTTTCTAAAAGTGATGTTTGCTGGTGCTGAATTCGAACATGAATACAGGATCAACACAAATAATTTTATAGGTTTTGTCGACTTAATGGCACATCACCCAGACGGAACAGTATCAGTTGTGGATTTTAAATATAGTAATTCGATTAAAAATTACGCAACATCAGGTCAGTTACACATTTATAAAGAGCAACTAGAACAATTGGATTATAAGGTTAGAGATTTGTCTTATCTATTTATTCCTAAAACATCGATTAGACGTAAGAAAAAGGAAACTACAAATGAGTTTCGTAAACGACTAATGGAAACAATGGACGGACAACAACTAACATTCCTACCAATTGACTATGACGATATGGAGTATATCTACTTCATTAATACGGTTGATGAGATTGAAGAAAAAATTGCTAGTGGTTCAGAAGAGTGGGTACGTGATCCACATGAAGAGTGTTTCGCTTGCAGAGCGTTAGCGGGCAAGTTTGGCACACCACCTAATTACTTAGACGCAATTCAAGATGAAAAAGGAGAGATATTAATGGCATTACCTAAAAATGAACGACGTGAAGAAAAGATTGATGTTAGACCAGACTTTTGGATCTATGCAGAGTCTTATGTAGGAAAGAGTACGTTCGTAGATAACGTAGAAAACGTACTGTTCATCAACACAGACGGTAATACAGACAACACAACTGCACCAGTCGTAGCTGTAGCTGATAAGAAAATCAAAGAGGGCCGTCGTATCAAAACGGAACACGGATGGCAAGAATTCTTGGATACAGTAGCAGATTTAACATCTGAAGAAAATACCTTTGAAGCTGTAGCGATTGACTTAGTAGAAGATTTATATGAGCTGTGCCGTACTTATGTATTTGACCAACAAGGTTGGGAGCATGAGTCTGATGGTGAATGGGGTAAAGGCTGGGGCCTAATCAAAACAGAATTTAACAATGCGATTAAACGACTAAAAATGTTAGGTTACCAAATCATTTATATCAGTAAAGAAAAGGTAGAAACCACTAAGTTAAAAGGTGGTGCTGAAATTAACCACTATGCACCAAACATTAATGACAAGCAAGCCAATTTCTTATCTGGAACAGTTGATATGACAATTCGAGCTTATATTAATGCTGATGATGATCATGTGCTGGTATTAAATTCAGACAAAGATAGTTTTGGTGGTAGCCGTATTGAATTTAAAACAGATGAAATTGATTTAGACTATGACCAATTTGTAAGTGAGCTTGAGAAGGCCCAAAAAGGTAAGAAAACTTATAAAGATAGCCGTAAAACGCCTGTTGATGAAGATGATACCGACACCGAAGAAGTAGCAGAAGAAAAACCTAAACGCTCACGTACCCGTAAGAGTAAAGCACCGGAAGATTTATCTGATGTAGAAATGGCTGAAGATGTATCTGAAGAAATTGAAGAGGAAAAGCCAAAACGTAAACGTAGAACTAAAGAAAGTGAAGAAGAAATTGATACCGAAACAGAAGAAGAACCGGATGAAGAGAAGCCAGCACGCAAGCGACGTACTCGTAAGACTGCTGATGAACCCACAGAAGATGAAGAAGAGTCAGATGATGCAGAAGATACTGATGAAGAAGTAGAAGAAAAACCTGAGCGTGCACGTCGCTCACGTAAAACATCACAAGAAGAACCTGAGGACGAAGAAGAGGAAGTAACTACAACTCGTCGCCGTCGCAGAAGTCGTCGTAGCTAA
- a CDS encoding DUF669 domain-containing protein: protein MTNWNKFDKDLDLDALQEAVNEAAENGGDFPEIPNGEYEVEVVEMELKETKKGDPMMTIRFKILEGSYKNQLIFFNQVMNPSVDYFGMQVNGANTMLRNLWDADKSEVNFESFSQYAELIKTIYKDIDGQFEYLLKKGENKKGYDTYEITDIFEVE, encoded by the coding sequence ATGACTAACTGGAATAAATTTGATAAAGACTTAGATTTAGATGCATTACAAGAAGCAGTAAATGAAGCAGCTGAAAATGGTGGAGATTTCCCAGAGATTCCAAATGGGGAATACGAAGTTGAGGTGGTTGAAATGGAACTGAAGGAAACCAAAAAAGGTGATCCAATGATGACTATTCGCTTCAAGATTTTGGAAGGTAGTTATAAGAATCAATTAATCTTCTTTAACCAGGTAATGAACCCATCAGTTGATTACTTCGGTATGCAAGTAAATGGTGCAAACACTATGTTGCGTAACCTATGGGATGCAGACAAGTCCGAAGTTAATTTTGAGTCATTCTCTCAATATGCAGAATTAATCAAAACTATTTACAAGGATATTGATGGGCAATTCGAATATTTATTAAAGAAAGGCGAGAACAAGAAAGGTTACGACACTTACGAAATCACAGACATTTTTGAAGTTGAATAA
- a CDS encoding recombinase RecB, translating to MVLPEKQVENEIKHYLDNIGAYHIKTLGGSVPAGTPDILACVNGVFVAIEVKKPKGGVVSALQKSKLKKIRKAGGVSMVAKSLDEVLNVLRMEELI from the coding sequence ATGGTCCTACCTGAAAAGCAAGTTGAAAACGAAATTAAGCACTATCTAGACAATATAGGTGCTTACCATATAAAGACCTTAGGCGGTTCAGTGCCAGCAGGTACGCCAGATATATTGGCTTGTGTGAATGGTGTATTTGTTGCTATCGAAGTTAAGAAACCTAAAGGTGGCGTGGTTAGTGCATTGCAAAAATCTAAGCTTAAAAAAATTAGAAAAGCTGGTGGTGTGAGTATGGTAGCTAAGTCACTAGATGAAGTGCTAAATGTGTTAAGAATGGAGGAATTAATATGA